From Microbacterium croceum, a single genomic window includes:
- a CDS encoding GAP family protein, which translates to MRAALLGRAIGEHGGGGCRTAALRHRELAACRGAASERNETIPGSVIGETLPLTLAIAISPLTIVAIILMLLSPNARRTGPGFLIGWVVGISVPVVVFVFIAGSLPAGGESGGPDVVRAIVQFVLAALLLLLAVKQWRGRPAPGEDPALPKWMAAIDSFTFGRALGLGLLLSAPRPKNLLVAASAGMLIGGAGLSPSSQAIAAAVFIGCAVSTVVIPVVAFLFAADQLRAPMERFHGWLARENVVITTVLLVVIAVIMVGKGIGSL; encoded by the coding sequence ATGAGAGCCGCGCTCCTCGGGCGCGCGATCGGTGAGCATGGCGGTGGAGGATGCCGAACCGCGGCCCTTCGTCACCGAGAGCTCGCGGCCTGCCGCGGCGCTGCGTCAGAGAGGAACGAGACCATTCCGGGTTCGGTCATCGGGGAGACGCTTCCCCTCACGCTCGCCATCGCCATCAGTCCGCTGACGATCGTCGCGATCATCCTCATGCTGCTGTCCCCGAACGCGCGCCGCACCGGCCCGGGGTTCCTGATCGGATGGGTTGTCGGGATCAGCGTCCCGGTGGTCGTGTTCGTGTTCATCGCCGGGTCTCTTCCGGCCGGGGGCGAGTCCGGTGGCCCTGACGTCGTGCGTGCGATCGTGCAGTTCGTGCTCGCGGCGCTGCTGCTCCTGCTCGCCGTGAAGCAGTGGCGGGGGCGACCGGCCCCGGGGGAGGACCCGGCTCTTCCGAAGTGGATGGCGGCGATCGACTCCTTCACGTTCGGGCGCGCTCTCGGACTCGGGCTGCTGCTCTCGGCCCCTCGCCCGAAGAACCTCCTGGTCGCCGCCAGCGCGGGCATGCTGATCGGAGGGGCCGGACTGTCTCCGTCGTCGCAGGCCATCGCGGCCGCCGTCTTCATCGGATGCGCGGTCTCGACGGTCGTGATCCCTGTCGTGGCCTTCCTGTTCGCCGCCGACCAGCTCCGCGCGCCGATGGAGAGGTTCCACGGCTGGCTCGCCCGCGAGAACGTGGTGATCACGACCGTGCTGCTCGTCGTGATCGCCGTGATCATGGTCGGCAAGGGCATCGGCTCCCTCTGA
- a CDS encoding MalY/PatB family protein produces the protein MSLAATFDAIEVDHLRRLGGLKWSAFPDTLGAFVAEMDFGVAPGISRALHEAVDRGAFGYLPASVSAEMSEAASGWLRDAYGWGVPASDVHPIADVIHALELAMTHFSRAGSPVIVPTPAYMPFLSVPPAAGREVIQVPMTVVDGRYSLDLDGIDAAFRAGANLLVLCNPYNPVGRVFDRDELLAVSEVVERHGGRVFSDEIHAPLVYAPAAHIPYASISDAAASHTVTAMSASKAWNLPGLKTAQIVITNDADREVWERIGMMASHGASNLGVIANTAAYRDDREWLAEVVQYLDGNRRFLGDALAARIPEIAYRAPEGTYIGWLDARALDLGAQPADFFREHAGVAMTDGAATGLVGVGFLRFVFATPRPIIEQAVDRMADALARRRA, from the coding sequence ATGTCTCTCGCCGCCACCTTCGACGCGATCGAGGTCGACCATCTCCGCCGGCTCGGCGGCCTGAAGTGGTCGGCCTTCCCCGACACCCTGGGTGCGTTCGTCGCCGAGATGGACTTCGGGGTGGCGCCGGGCATCTCCCGCGCCCTGCACGAGGCCGTGGACCGGGGTGCCTTCGGCTATCTCCCCGCCTCCGTCTCCGCAGAGATGTCCGAGGCGGCATCCGGATGGCTGCGCGATGCGTACGGCTGGGGAGTGCCGGCATCCGATGTGCATCCGATCGCCGACGTCATCCACGCGCTCGAACTGGCGATGACCCACTTCTCCCGTGCCGGGAGCCCCGTCATCGTTCCGACGCCCGCGTACATGCCCTTCCTCTCGGTGCCGCCGGCGGCAGGACGGGAGGTCATCCAGGTGCCGATGACCGTGGTCGACGGTCGGTACTCGCTCGACCTCGACGGCATCGACGCCGCCTTCCGGGCGGGTGCGAACCTGCTCGTGCTCTGCAACCCGTACAACCCGGTCGGCCGGGTGTTCGATCGCGATGAGCTGCTCGCCGTCAGCGAGGTCGTGGAGCGGCACGGCGGACGCGTGTTCTCCGACGAGATCCACGCCCCGCTGGTCTATGCGCCGGCCGCCCACATCCCGTACGCCTCGATCTCGGATGCCGCCGCCTCCCACACCGTCACGGCGATGTCGGCCTCCAAGGCGTGGAACCTGCCCGGTCTGAAGACCGCGCAGATCGTCATCACGAACGACGCGGACCGCGAGGTCTGGGAGCGCATCGGCATGATGGCGTCCCACGGAGCGAGCAACCTGGGCGTGATCGCCAACACCGCCGCCTATCGTGACGACCGGGAGTGGCTCGCCGAGGTCGTGCAGTACCTCGACGGCAATCGTCGGTTCCTCGGCGACGCCCTCGCCGCCCGGATCCCCGAGATCGCCTATCGCGCACCCGAGGGCACCTACATCGGCTGGCTCGACGCGCGCGCCCTCGACCTCGGCGCACAGCCCGCCGACTTCTTCCGTGAGCACGCGGGCGTCGCGATGACCGACGGGGCGGCGACCGGCCTCGTGGGCGTGGGATTCCTGCGCTTCGTGTTCGCGACCCCGCGGCCGATCATCGAGCAAGCGGTCGATCGGATGGCGGACGCGCTCGCTCGCCGGCGGGCGTGA
- a CDS encoding SGNH/GDSL hydrolase family protein, translating into MRRLRSLASVVALALGLTGCSTAPAPDTEATPGAGPLVAFYGDSYTLGTGASDPSLRWSTLISEERGWNEFNPSVNGLGFVNHRADFGENDLPALVIAQRPDIVFVTMGLNDNFSFPGRADLIHETITADLTRLRDALPTARIIVVEPFWYTDERPDSVATIIDWTADAAAAIDADWIPGASRWLDGHYAGADESWMAADGIHPSDIGYRHLAAQMDAALARLDPAL; encoded by the coding sequence ATGCGCCGTCTCCGCTCTCTCGCGTCCGTGGTCGCCCTCGCCCTGGGGCTCACCGGCTGCAGCACCGCGCCCGCTCCCGACACCGAGGCCACGCCGGGAGCCGGTCCGCTGGTCGCCTTCTACGGCGACTCCTACACGCTCGGCACGGGGGCCAGCGACCCGTCGTTGCGCTGGTCCACCCTCATCAGCGAAGAGCGAGGCTGGAACGAGTTCAACCCGAGCGTGAACGGACTCGGATTCGTGAATCACCGCGCCGACTTCGGCGAGAACGACCTCCCCGCACTCGTCATCGCGCAACGCCCCGACATCGTCTTCGTGACGATGGGCCTGAACGACAACTTCAGCTTCCCCGGTCGCGCCGACCTGATCCACGAGACCATCACGGCGGATCTCACCCGCCTCCGCGACGCTCTGCCCACCGCGCGGATCATCGTGGTCGAACCGTTCTGGTACACCGACGAGCGCCCCGACTCCGTCGCGACGATCATCGACTGGACCGCGGATGCCGCCGCAGCGATCGATGCGGACTGGATACCCGGCGCGAGCCGCTGGCTCGACGGGCACTACGCCGGAGCCGACGAGAGCTGGATGGCAGCCGACGGCATCCACCCCTCCGACATCGGGTACCGGCACCTGGCCGCGCAGATGGATGCCGCGCTCGCACGCCTCGATCCGGCGCTGTGA
- a CDS encoding DUF6923 family protein, with the protein MLAVAAGLLTAVNPVAGPVPASAAPGDAFDPTAPAIFIAQNSPSQLQRSQTLEDGSFVFSDEGGTAPVGYNAIGFNEADNFIYAMVTGNATPGIPLGSLVRVGQGGTVTRVGTAVYTHPATGSTRFFSGAFNPADGLFYISDFGPNTTVHALDVATGAVVSTIDLGVQPGVQDFAFKDGFAWGANNAGDLRRIDVATGSITVFPGVMPAATDGYGGVWNFGNGNLGFSANATGDVTQLEITDGATTTPGFQIISTVPGPGSDFNDGTAIPGLPTDLAIAKEVPATHESGERISYEITVTNNGAGESSGWTVSDTLPAGLSNPAVVGGFTVDVSGNTVTVSGGRLDPGESTSFQIEADSAAPVGSCLSNTATVLGNEQDPVAGNDAATAVTCVPALPVASFAIEKSVEPEVARPGDVVTYNITVENTGEVAYTDDDPASFADDLSDVLDDAVYNDDVSAGGAVDGDLLTWAGPLDVGETLQVTYSVTVDDPVGGDFSLRNVVTPAAVGGACVDDGCGTDTAVAAYSVEKTADVQDVVGGGEVGYEVTVTNIGQVPYTADAPASFIDDLSGVLDDATYNGDASAGAVVIGDELSWSGALGIGESVTVTYSVTVDRSENGDRILRNTVVADGPGGTCAEPGACRTETSVASYEVRKQASVERAAVGDTVRFTITVTNTGDVPYTADTPASFTDDLTGVLRLGTYDGFASGGADYDEPVLSWAGALDVGETATVTYAVTVERAGELRNVVTTPKGAGANCPAGSLDEDCVAVTTVFPSGLAATGGAAWIGGGVLGAVLLGAGLWFTVRRRAVRQG; encoded by the coding sequence GTGCTGGCCGTCGCCGCCGGACTCTTGACGGCGGTGAATCCCGTGGCGGGGCCGGTTCCCGCGTCGGCCGCTCCGGGCGACGCATTCGATCCGACCGCCCCTGCGATCTTCATCGCGCAGAACAGCCCATCGCAGCTTCAGCGTTCGCAGACGCTCGAGGACGGTTCCTTCGTGTTCAGCGATGAGGGCGGGACGGCTCCGGTCGGCTACAACGCGATCGGCTTCAACGAGGCGGACAACTTCATCTACGCGATGGTCACCGGCAATGCGACCCCGGGTATCCCGCTCGGATCGCTGGTCCGTGTCGGGCAGGGGGGCACCGTCACGCGTGTCGGCACGGCGGTGTACACGCATCCGGCGACCGGCTCGACCCGCTTCTTCTCCGGGGCGTTCAACCCCGCCGACGGCTTGTTCTACATCTCCGATTTCGGCCCCAACACCACGGTGCACGCACTGGACGTGGCCACCGGGGCCGTCGTGAGCACCATCGACCTCGGCGTGCAGCCGGGCGTGCAGGACTTCGCCTTCAAGGACGGGTTCGCGTGGGGCGCGAACAACGCCGGCGATCTGCGCCGCATCGACGTGGCGACGGGCAGCATCACGGTCTTTCCCGGGGTGATGCCGGCCGCGACCGACGGGTACGGCGGGGTGTGGAACTTCGGAAACGGCAATCTGGGCTTCTCCGCGAATGCGACGGGCGATGTCACCCAGCTCGAGATCACCGACGGCGCCACCACGACGCCCGGCTTCCAGATCATCTCGACCGTGCCGGGCCCCGGATCCGACTTCAACGACGGTACGGCCATTCCGGGACTGCCCACCGATCTCGCGATCGCCAAGGAGGTCCCGGCGACGCATGAATCGGGCGAGCGCATCAGCTATGAGATCACGGTCACCAACAACGGTGCGGGGGAATCGAGTGGCTGGACGGTGTCCGACACACTCCCCGCCGGGCTCAGCAACCCCGCGGTGGTCGGCGGCTTCACGGTCGACGTGAGCGGGAACACGGTGACCGTCAGCGGTGGTCGTCTCGACCCGGGGGAGTCGACCTCCTTCCAGATCGAGGCCGACTCCGCCGCGCCCGTCGGTTCCTGCCTGTCGAACACCGCGACGGTCCTCGGCAACGAGCAGGATCCCGTGGCGGGCAACGACGCGGCGACGGCCGTCACATGCGTGCCTGCGCTGCCGGTCGCGTCGTTCGCCATCGAGAAGTCGGTCGAGCCCGAGGTGGCACGCCCCGGCGATGTCGTGACCTACAACATCACGGTCGAGAACACCGGGGAGGTCGCCTACACCGACGATGATCCTGCGTCTTTCGCCGACGACCTCTCCGATGTGCTCGATGACGCCGTGTACAACGACGATGTCTCCGCGGGTGGGGCGGTCGATGGCGACCTGCTCACGTGGGCCGGACCGCTCGACGTGGGCGAGACGCTTCAGGTGACCTACTCGGTGACGGTGGACGACCCCGTCGGCGGCGACTTCTCGCTGCGCAACGTGGTCACTCCCGCGGCGGTCGGCGGGGCGTGCGTCGATGACGGGTGCGGCACCGATACCGCGGTTGCGGCGTACTCGGTCGAGAAGACGGCGGACGTGCAGGATGTGGTGGGCGGAGGAGAGGTCGGCTACGAGGTCACGGTGACCAACATCGGGCAGGTCCCGTACACCGCGGACGCGCCGGCGTCATTCATCGACGATCTCTCCGGGGTCTTGGATGACGCGACCTACAACGGCGATGCCTCCGCCGGTGCTGTCGTGATCGGAGACGAGCTGTCGTGGAGCGGGGCGCTCGGCATCGGTGAATCCGTCACGGTGACGTACTCCGTGACCGTCGACCGGTCGGAGAACGGCGATCGGATCCTGCGGAACACCGTCGTCGCCGATGGGCCCGGTGGCACGTGCGCGGAGCCCGGCGCCTGCCGCACCGAGACGTCGGTGGCGAGCTACGAGGTGCGCAAACAGGCGTCGGTCGAGCGCGCCGCCGTCGGCGACACCGTGCGCTTCACGATCACCGTGACGAACACCGGCGACGTGCCCTACACGGCGGACACGCCCGCGTCGTTCACCGACGACCTGACCGGTGTGCTCCGCCTCGGCACGTACGACGGCTTCGCCAGCGGGGGTGCCGACTACGACGAGCCGGTGCTGTCCTGGGCGGGCGCATTGGACGTGGGCGAGACGGCGACCGTGACGTACGCGGTGACCGTGGAGCGAGCCGGGGAGCTCCGCAACGTCGTGACGACTCCGAAGGGAGCCGGGGCGAACTGCCCGGCGGGCTCGCTCGACGAGGATTGTGTAGCCGTGACCACGGTGTTCCCCTCGGGTCTCGCCGCGACAGGAGGCGCCGCGTGGATCGGAGGTGGCGTGCTCGGCGCGGTGCTTCTCGGAGCGGGGCTGTGGTTCACCGTCCGCCGCCGCGCCGTGCGGCAGGGCTAG